Part of the Mangifera indica cultivar Alphonso chromosome 4, CATAS_Mindica_2.1, whole genome shotgun sequence genome, TTCACACATTTCTGAAAGGAGAGATGCATTTTCTGAGAATTTTTTAACCTCAAGCTTGCCACTCTCAGATTATTGCAGTTGTAGAAAGTTACAGCCTGCGACCACAAATTTTGAAATAGGGttacatattaaattttcatcccAATTTGGGGTGGATCCAATATGAGTTTTGGTTACGACTCAGCTCAAAcgaatcaattttcaaatagagTTTCAACTGGGTTTTAAATTTATTCGTTTGTTTAtctaataacattatttatcttgCACATTTTTCAAGCCCTCTCACAATAGCCCTTCGATATATAATGTACTAGTTTGAACAGGTTCGAATTGGATATCATGATTTCGATCCGAACTCAAATCGATCTTAAACTTAGCTAGACTTAGGTTGAATCCATCTCTAATCCCATATGAATGATATTAATTAGGTAAGGCATAGAAATGAACAGAAGCGATATAGAAATGAATAGGAGCAATACCGTTGGGGCATCCTTGCAGGGCTGTAAATAGTCGGTAGGAAcaatacaaaaatgaaaaaaaaaataattaatcagtaataatttatgattgaaactttgaatataaatataaaaaagaaattcgaaatattaattcaaatataaagataataaacaTACAAGGCTTTTGTTGACTTTGCATGAATTTCTCCACCATATTTTGCCATTGCCATTGATGGTGCCACCACCTTCTACTATGAAATCATTCACACCGTCGAAAATAATCCAATGTCTTGGATCTTTTGCGTAGTCCGATCGATGAACTGTTGCTTTTATTGTTCCATAAATCtgtcatataaaaaatttacgaTAACTTATTTACGTATATATGATTATACGtagtctttttcttctcttctgaATATGTATGTACGTTTTTGCTTATGTTTATGTGCCATGCATGCGTAAACTGACCTTCATTGTAACACCGGATTTGCAGGGACCCGAAAATGTAACTGGCTTGAGATGATAAATTTTGTTCTTGGGGATAATTAAAACGGCTTCACTTTCAGAAGAACAAGTCTGCTTCCAAGCTTGCAAAAAAGCCTGAACAACAATGCCAGACTCAGAtgtcaaattaaacaaattaaccACATGATATGAATTACTAAAAGTACCTGAGAATCGTCTGTTCCATCAGCTTTAGCTCCAAAATCGTCAACATTTACAATCTCCGGTGAAGTAGCAGGAACATTTGCCTGAGCAAGCCTCCTGAGAATTCGATCATTCGTCTCAGAGTTGGGATTATAACTATCTTCATGAATATGAAAGCCATTGCTAACAGAAGGTTCATCCTGATAACTACTAAAACAGCAGGAGACAAGAGAGGTTATTAAAATGAACAAAAGTGTTAGACAATATTGCCGTTGGGAagccattttttttcttctaattacTCTTTAAAAGGAGAAAATGAACAAAGAAACGCTAAGGCAGCTGAAAGAAAGATGGGTTGATGAATATGATCATGTGTCGTGAAGGGAACATATTTATAGGAAAAAGGAGGAGTCGAATTCTGAAGAAAGAAATTAAGAGTCAGAGAGATTGTGGAAGAAGCAATGATCGATATAAGTGTTTTAGAGATGAATGGTTTCCGGAGTCAGCCAGGTATGGACTCAGATGCAAGAGGATGAGGATTAGACGGAATGTAAACTTAATCTGAATTTCTCcattaatgaagaaattaaTTCAAAGGTTGGTTAGTTAATTAGTTAGTTAATTACTATTGGATTTATCATGCTGGTTTACCAACACGCATGCATacttatcaaataaatactgatgtgttattttaaaaatcatgggATGATACATTGATGTTGGTGTTAATTGTACTTATTGTTAgtacacaatataaatattaggTCCAAAATATCAtacaaatggatatatatatatatatatgttatatataatatatagtaaataaataaaatgatatatactaacaaatcttattaacttatctatatttataaatatgtataaaatttatcttaattattaaatGGATATTGATTAggattttatatgattattcttttgttattttttaatgtaatataaaTGTGCATCAAGTTTATCCTAAATATTAAATGGATATGCATAGGATTtcttatgattatttttgttttgttttgttttgttttaatgcTGTAAAAAGGGTcgattgaattgaattaatgaatttattttatatttaatttaaattcatctaattttataatatttttagttggataataaaattgatagatataatTTTCCATAACTTTGATTACGGTTTCTGGTATTAAACCACCAATTCTTTTGTTGGAAAACGGCCGTTGACATAATATTAGTTCAAAATTAAACGCCCTTCGggtcaaataaaagaaaaatcagattCAGAATGCGACGAGATGAGTGCTTTTGAAGCCAaataaagaattgaaaaagctaTATTGCCGTCAAGGCTAATGATGATCCGATGGAAGCTCTGGTTCCACTACAGGAAAGAACATTGACGAATTTGGTTTTAATCAGGCCATATGTAAGAATAAGCTGAATCTAGTTAAGCGGCAGTTTGGTTAATTTAGGTACAGTCAATACAAAGCCAAGTTTTATTTTGCTATGGCCAAAagtagtagaagaagaagaagaagaaaccttcttttttttccttgagAAAATAAAGAGACATTAGATGTGCACTCAAATCTAAACTTGAGTAATTTGAACTCAGGTTTGATATTTAACGCTTTAAGCTGTTGTTCTATCTGtaatgtgttaaaaaaaaatacgcCACATAAAAACATCcacaagaaattaaaatcaaaaggtcatcaatgaaataaatagtatacaaataattttatcaataaggTGAATTGGGTAATTTgaggtaaattaaaattttattttgaattcaatctgaatcaaataaaaataactcaGTTAAAATCTAATCTTAATCTTAATAGAGTTTTCTTGAATGATAAGAATTAAATATATTCACGTTATTCTCTTATATGTGtggtatattaaaataatattggttccactaaatataattatattgtggGTGAatcataataaatcatttatatttttttatttaattgtttatattagttataatgtgattgattattttattgattcaatagACTTTCTAGTTCCTTCATAAACAACTCCACAagaataaaatgtaatttttcaaccTAGGAATTAGACTCAAATTTCACAAGCAATCCATGTTCATAGAGATGACATATGAATAGCCTTCCTCTGGTGTGCTTTTATAGCTAAAAATTCAATGTAAAATGTAGAGCATTATGGGATTTTACTATAGAAATGAATGACCAGCCGTGCACTAGAAGAACGAAGACAAAATGACTTGAATGATGTCAAGAGGGATTGGAGGTGAAGAGGCTGCGTTTGGTTTGGTAAAGTCGTAAAGTTAGGAAAGTTAGCATTGCTATTTTAGGTGACTTGGGCATTTTTGAGAAGGTAAAAGAGAATTTTCGTGTGCTAGCTTTTTGGGTTTAAATAGATTAAGTATGGCATCACCCCACCGACCTTGCCGTGGTGTGCTTGTTTGTAAAAGTAAAGAGATGGGAGGATATCTTACAAtaattagagtaatattatttgtacaaatgATAAATCAAAAGTCCTATTACAATAATTATgtcattaatattcaaaatcaaaagtCCAAAGAAGATAGTAGAATGCTCAAATTTGTAGTTGCTCTAGTGAAAACCTATTGCTTTCTGTAATTGCCCTGTAAGCATTTACATGTTAGTTACAAGGTTAATTTAGGGAATCTGATTTCAAACCCAAGTAGGTAATGGGAGAAATAATATTAAGGAGCCATGCCTCATTAATGTTTAAGGGTTTAATTTTGGTTGCCTAATGAAGACcactattttcaaattataaccGAATTAGTTAGTTTGACCGATTTAATTGAGGGTTGATGTTAAATCtgatattttaatcattaaatctaATTAATCCAAATTTAAGTTTGGTAAATATGTTAAACTATAATTCAACTGTTAAATTAAGTCAGTCCAATTATCATATGAATGTCACAATAACGTAACATGGCTATATcccatattaaaattttatatcgtTTTGACAGTATATGCGAAAGAGGGAATTGTGACGAAGATAATGGTTATGTTTGTGCTTATGCTTATGGAACTGAACTTGACTGGTTTCAGTTTGGGTTAGTTATTGTAGTTATCATTATTTCGTAAAGCAATTCTCTTCTCTTTCCTGCGTTCTTAGCCTACTCCTCGCTCGTATCGCAACTCCATAAGACTTGCAAGCCAAACTACtcccaaaagaaagaaaaccaaATTACACTCTTAAAACAATTTAAAGCCATGACgagtgataatatatatacaaacaataaatactaataaatataaataaatttatatcttatcagataatcatatgatataattatttattttatttttaatttaaatttatctaattaaatgataatatatcagtttatttaaatcaattaatatttattatatttgtgtcTAAATTCTTAAGGTTTTTTCGGTGATAATTCTGTAAAATCTTTATATTGTGACGAGGATGAAATCTTATTGGATTGAATTTTGTTGTTGCGTTTACATTTGCTGGATTGGAGTCCAATGGATATAAACTTTTTGCTCATGTTAAAATTCGTATGTTGGGACCAGCATGAAATCGTACTGGGCTCcaattttattgtgtatattgtCATGATATGCACAAGGCGTGTGAATTCGATTCAAGATATTTggcttgaatttaaatttaaattaaataaattaagttttaataaattagtagactcatttttatcattttaaattaaatttagagttaaattattttttcatttttgattttgaataaatcttaaatttattttttaaaatttaagaataataaaataagttcaatttaactaaaaaataatttaaatttatattcaatgtgatttaattcaaattttcgGATAAATTCCaacttgactttttttttagtgaatctgatatttaatttaaacttgtcTCATCTGATTTGAAGTTGAAtatctcaaatcaaatataatattaatcatattaattaaaaaatttgagcgaatcttattgataaatattgtcATCTGCATTATgtacgattttttttttaagtattatgATTACTCAATCCGTCTTTTTAGgattattatacaaattaatttttttttttaagtattatgATTACTCGGTTCGACTTTTtatgattatcatataattaatttgatcggtttgaaattttgtcCGGCATTCCTATAAGAATAATGCGACgaacaaaattttaatgtataaaattactttattaaaaCGTGTAACATGGTGTATTGAAATTGAAACCCAACATTTATTGATGGATTCTAATTTTACTTGTTTTAGGTGAGATTATCactaattacattaataatgtaaaatctAGCAATAATTAAGctttaattcattataaaatttgaagtaTTATATTGGGCTTATTTGAAATCTTGTTGTTgttgggttttgattttgttcTCTGTGTGCGAGTCCTTATGACTTGAAATGGAGTCCAATGAATATATAAACttcatgttaaaaatttataatattagatTCAATATAGATTAAGTTTGAATAAGACCCAAATTGGGATCAATCAGTTTAGTCTAAAACTTAGCTCAAAGATAATTTTAGTCTAGACTGATTTAATGTAATTTGAACTCAA contains:
- the LOC123214886 gene encoding polygalacturonase-like codes for the protein MASQRQYCLTLLFILITSLVSCCFSSYQDEPSVSNGFHIHEDSYNPNSETNDRILRRLAQANVPATSPEIVNVDDFGAKADGTDDSQAFLQAWKQTCSSESEAVLIIPKNKIYHLKPVTFSGPCKSGVTMKIYGTIKATVHRSDYAKDPRHWIIFDGVNDFIVEGGGTINGNGKIWWRNSCKVNKSLPCKDAPTAVTFYNCNNLRVASLRLKNSQKMHLSFQKCVNVKALNLKVIAPGHSPNTDGIHVTETKNIQIKDCVIRTGDDCISIVSGSKNVRATGIICGPGHGISIGSLGAGHSEAAVSNVVVDGARLTGTTNGVRIKTWQGGSGYAKSIIFQNIAMNNVSNPIIIDQYYCDQEEPCEEQASAVQISNVLYKNIKGTSASEVAIKFDCSKSSACQGILLQDVVLGSHEKDETAKASCLNVELKKRGSLRPRCS